One window of Sphingobacteriales bacterium genomic DNA carries:
- the rpsS gene encoding 30S ribosomal protein S19 translates to MARSLKKGPYIHHKLLKKIEAANVGKKKSVIKTWSRASMIIPDCVGLTFTVHNGNKFIPVYVTENMVGHKLGEFAPTRNFKGHAAKKK, encoded by the coding sequence ATGGCTCGCTCCTTAAAAAAAGGACCTTATATTCACCATAAACTGCTCAAAAAAATTGAAGCAGCAAATGTTGGCAAGAAAAAGTCGGTCATTAAGACCTGGTCTCGTGCATCAATGATTATTCCTGATTGCGTAGGTCTGACATTTACCGTACACAATGGAAACAAATTTATCCCTGTGTATGTAACGGAAAATATGGTAGGGCATAAATTGGGTGAGTTTGCCCCGACCCGTAACTTTAAAGGACATGCTGCCAAAAAGAAATAG
- the rplB gene encoding 50S ribosomal protein L2 encodes MATKKLNPITPGSRFRIANTFTELTVDKPEKSLVTGISKSGGRNNQGRMSVRQKGGGHKKRYRFIDFKRDKNNVPAKVNSIEYDPNRSAFIALLFYVDGEKRYILAPEGLKVGQTVVSGDGADISPDVGNSLKLRYIPLGTVIHNVELTPGRGGVMARSAGTYAQLAAKDGRYAILKLPSGETRMVLLECVATIGTVSNSDHNLERLGKAGRKRWLGIRPRVRGVAMNPVDHPMGGGEGRASGGHPRSRTGLYAKGQKTRNRNKPSSRLIINNRKKSK; translated from the coding sequence ATGGCAACTAAAAAATTAAATCCCATTACCCCCGGCTCTCGTTTCAGAATAGCCAATACTTTTACCGAGCTGACGGTTGATAAACCGGAAAAAAGTTTGGTAACCGGTATTTCTAAATCGGGAGGAAGAAACAATCAAGGGCGGATGTCGGTAAGACAAAAAGGAGGGGGACACAAAAAACGTTACCGCTTTATTGATTTTAAGCGCGATAAAAACAACGTGCCTGCAAAAGTAAATTCCATCGAATACGATCCGAACAGAAGTGCATTTATTGCCTTGTTGTTTTATGTTGATGGAGAAAAAAGATATATATTGGCTCCCGAAGGTTTAAAAGTTGGGCAAACTGTTGTCTCCGGCGATGGAGCCGATATTTCACCCGATGTTGGAAACTCTCTCAAATTGCGGTACATACCTTTGGGAACTGTTATCCATAATGTTGAGTTAACACCCGGTAGAGGTGGTGTTATGGCAAGAAGTGCCGGAACTTATGCACAATTGGCAGCTAAAGACGGAAGATATGCCATTTTGAAATTGCCTTCAGGCGAAACCCGCATGGTATTGCTTGAATGTGTTGCGACTATAGGAACTGTTTCAAATTCAGACCACAACCTTGAAAGACTTGGTAAAGCCGGCCGCAAAAGATGGCTTGGTATTCGTCCAAGAGTACGGGGAGTTGCCATGAACCCGGTAGATCACCCAATGGGTGGTGGAGAAGGTCGTGCTTCAGGAGGTCACCCCCGCTCACGCACAGGCTTGTATGCCAAAGGGCAAAAAACCAGAAACAGAAACAAACCGTCTTCCAGACTAATTATTAACAATAGAAAGAAAAGTAAATAG